CATCTGGTATAAGTTGAACTTAAAAGTGACCTGTTATaatcataaatttattatttaataatataaccaattctttaatatataaatgttaCTCACagatcaaattaaatgagttaAACCATACATTCAAATATTTACGGCTACAATTCAAAGGCTGCTGGCAAAAGTGGGACAAAGTTGGAGGTTGAAGATACTAGCTACCAACTAAGATTAAAAAATttactggaaaaaaaaaactaagattataaaattaaacaaattattttaaatttttttgataatttttttaatttcaatattttatttaacatgtttaagattataaaattaaaatgcattttagtatatttgaaatatttttaatttaagatcataaattttaaattatttttattttttaaactttatttcaaattaaaattgGCTGAATAAATTGAAATGGCTAATATTTATAATTACCATACTTTTCATTGAATTAATTTGGAAGCTGTCTAATGCGgcccaaatatatttgtgtagTACCTACATTCTGTCAACACCACTTTCATTTGAATATTCCTGGTTAGATTGTTTTACTTGTAGGTTGTATTCTGTAcgatggaaaatatttttttttttaaaaaaaataatataaataggtttgttatttatctatctgtgtggaaaaatattattataaatgtattaatatatatttaagatAAATATTATAAGAGGTAGGTTGTAACTAAAGGTATGTTGAATTAAGGACTGAGAGGACATAATCAATGTAGAATGCTATTTGTAGGATTTGGTTTTCCTACTTCGAGTTGGAAAAtcgtttttctcatttttatgaAACTTGTTTtacttgagaaaatattttacaaaaattttgACCAATCGaacatgaaaaaagtaaaaaatatttttgaaaaatattttcctccctattattttttgttaaattttcCTCTCTACTAAACACACCCATAGCTGTatgattttgataattttaaaaaagagaaaacaaatgTATATGTAGTataatactctttttccttttatttgttaaaataattttgagagTACTTTCGTATAAGATTCTATTAGATTATTACGATTATAAAATTCAGTCTTTTCcccatattttctaaaatttaagCTGGATCCAGATCAACGAATTTTATTAACTTTTTACGCGTTACAACAATACCGAGTCATATTCCATGTTTGAAttgactcttttttttttaaataataatcataatattgTCAATTTGTACAgatcttaattaattttatgaaatatttattatttttcatcagtaacaaatacaaaataaccCTGTCTATGAAAATTAGAacagataaaaataaattatctactATTCTCAATCAACTTTATTGAAGATTAAATCACACCCCTAACTTTGAATTGACTTCTTAATTTCAGGCCTATCTCTGAACTAGTGGATTGTTTCTAGAAAATTATTGAAGATTTCCCACCTAATTAATTCAGACACCAAAAGAAATAGAATAATCTAATCTTGGATGTCTTTATGGACATAAATGACCTAGAAATATGTTCAGGGTTGGATAGGGACGGTGAAAATTCTGTATTTCTATTttgtctttgaaaaataattatttaaattgtaGTTATCTTGAGTTTCTTCCGTAAATTTAGAAATTTTAGAATATATAGTACCAAAATTTCAATTCTAACAAATGAAAAGcgattatttatgaaaattgtCCTATATTCTTGGTGATTGCTAACATAGTGCAATGCatgttaattttttctttaaagaatataaaaatggaGAGCTCTATTGAGGAGCAGGTTAAAGAAGCTTACCatttatttttaacattttcactagaatattgacataaaataaaaatatgaatgaagagagttttatttttattttgttactaATATATATTTGCTCAGTTATTTTATCCAGATCAAGGAAGAGTTAGGGggtattaaaacaaaaaaagtacATTAATTTGGCAGACTATGGGTAATTATTCCACCATTCactataaataacaaataaaaagatatagaggaaaaataatttctatctCGACTtggtattttttatataaacaacAAGCCAAAAAGAACTTTTGAGATATTCAAttactttaaaatataattGTCAAGTTAATAATTATAATGctcaaaatacaataaaaattcttttctctttttctaaTATATGTGGTAAAATATTGACATTGTTGTTAAATGTTAATATTAcgttgtttttttaattttaattttcactTGGTATTCTATATTCATATTGAAATCTAACTAGTTTTGATCTGCAACATTATATGCCTGTTTCTGAAGGAGACGCTCCCAACAGAGATTTTTCATACCCAAGATTTCAAATTCATAATCTTTAATTAAGGGGTTGTTTGATAgagtgtataaaaataatgttaaatagagtgtattagtaatggttgtattagttatgcttgcattaattatagatagagtatttcttatgcattgtttggttcaatgtatttaaaataacatgcattacataaaaatatttatttataaaaatatcctcaataattatggtggaaaagatgtaaaaagaattttgaggggtaATTACGTCTTTAATCatgttaatgcatgcattaaatccCCTTGCATAACTAATATCTAAAAAttcatgatattaataatacacaccttaatacacaatatagtgtataactaatgcaacataacatgaaaaaatgtattaaataaaatactattagTACACTTAAATTTTGctaatacactctaccaaacgacccctaagaaTAGAGACGTCTCAACCATCTATAATGCGTCTTTCTTACTAAATGTTACTAAGGAAAATGTGAATTTTTTGGAGCCCAAGGGTGGTATTGCCAAATCTAACAAATTAAAGGATGTGTATGTAATTAACCCATTTCTGGGACGCGTCGGTTTGTAGTGAGTTTTACTGATTACcaaaaatggaagaagaagtaAGAAGCATCGCTTTCCAAATCATTATATTTTTGTCGCAAGTAAGATTCACGTTAAACTTTCcaattagatattttttttttaaaaataattctttttatctttctttCAACATCAAGCAATTTATAGCCCCCAAGAAACAAACAAGTTTCTCACTCTTTCAGCTGACCCAAAGTTTTTGATTGATTCCCATATTTCCATTTCTTGAAACTTTTCTAAGAAATTCCCAAAAAATATGATCCATTTCTGAAATCAATCATTCTGTTTTCTTGGTTGTTTGGGTATTGAGGGATTCGAATTTccactttctttccttttgaaatttaaagttgCAATCTTTTCAGTGTATTGCTAATTGGGGTTTTTCTTGATTTGGGTCACtgttgaaaaaaaatatcaaaaagttcattttttgagattttcttgaatttgggTCTGATGGGTCTTGGCCAAAATTGAGTCTTTTATTCATCTAAGCTTTTGATCTGTTGGCTATTCTTGGAAGTTTTGAACCCTTGATTGTTCTTTGGTGGATTAATGAGAGTTTGAAGTGTGAATTGATCATTGTGAGAGATTGTTCCAATGGCTTTAAAAGAGTTGATTGAGATCAAGTTCAGGCTTGCTGATGGCAGTGATATTGGACCTAACAAGTATACACCTAGCACCACAGTGGGTTCTCTTAAAGAAAAGATAATTGCACAGTGGCCCAAAGGTTTTAATTTTCTCTAACTTTTACTGATTATCTGAATTCAGGGTAGTTTGGTTCATCTCAAAGATACTTGTTTTtttctttagaaaaaaaataagaataaatatccagcTCTTCTTTGGGTGCATAATTTGTTTGCTTGTTGGAAATTTTGGTGTTtggtttagaaaaaaaataagaataaatatccagcTCTTCTTTGGGTGCATAATTTGTTTGCTTGTTGGAAATTTTGGTGTTTGGATTTAAAACTTAGTGCTTCTGTTTCAGAATGAGCATATTTAGTTCTGATGACAATCTTTCTTGTATTTTCATATTCTTagatttctatttctatttctattgGTTGATTATTTAGCCTTGATTATtgtattttcttcttgttgtcCTGCTTGTTGCTGATGTCTTCTTTTTCATCTGTTTTGAGCCGATGGTTTATCGAAAACAATCCCTCTACTTTTTAAGGCAagggtaaggtttgcgtacacacAACCTCtgcaaaccccacttgtggggtTACACcgggtatattgttgttgacaATCGTTCTTGTTCTTTCTTGCTATTCTTCTATGTTGGACCAAGGGGGTGGGTGGGGTGGGTATCTCGGATGATTACTTGGCTACTTTTTGAAATGGTGCAGTTAATTGTTGTGTTGACTGTAGTTTCTCCTCATGAGACTATACATAAACCTTGTCTTTTCAATTATAATGATAGattcttttttatctttttctgtCATAATGCAAGATTGTAAACAAGACTTATATGCATGGTATGGCTTACCATTACAATAACTTTGATGCATTTTGCTATGCAAATAAATAAAGCCTGTGCATTTGATTACTCTTTATAGTTCCTCTTTTCCTCCTTTGTCCAGCACATCCTGTATTAAATATAGGCTAAAGGTCCATATTTTGTGGACAAACACTGCACAGTACAAACCTGCTTCATGTTGATCTTGAATATTTATTGCAGAGGCAATTGTCTCATAGCCACAAAGATTTGGTTATATTGATCATCAGTttgttgagttatttgatactCTTATATACTTCTGGCCCTTAGTTACATAATCTGTGCAACTATTATTAGTTGAGTACATCTCCTGATTGGTTTTAGATATCCCTTCGTTTGATGTCCATGTTTTGTGATATTCGTCGTAACCTATTAAATGCACTTGTAGTTAATGCTACAAGATTATGGTGTGTACCTTAGTGATTGATATTTGTAACTTCTGTTTATTTGTAAGTCTCTGGTAGGTGTAATCACTGGCAAGTACAGTTGAATAATTAAAAGGAAATCTTAACTTTATTCGCAATATTGGTAAACTAAGCTTAGATAATTTTACAACACATTAGAACTCTTACTTGTGGACTTCACCACCTCTTTTGCAAGAGTAATTAGCTTCATTTTAGCAAATCTAACCCTTCGATCATCGGACAAGtcatacacatcaaaatatTCCTCCATAGCTGATAGCCAATCagcaaatatttttggattgaGCTTTCCATTAAAAACTGGTAACTCCATTTTGACTTTCTTTCTGATGTTACCTGTAGTACCTTGATTTTCATAGAGGTTACTGTTTAGGAAAGTTCTACTCAATGGTGGTTGAGGCATCTGCAGAGGCCTTTTCGCCGCAACTCCTCTTTTTTCGGTTGGATTAGGTGGTTGGTCAAGCTGTTGAACATCTTCTCCGGCCTCTAGTCCTTCATGTGAAACAACTCGGACAGATTTTTTTGTTCCTTTCACCGGTAAATTAGTTGGCAGCTGTGAGTTCTTCAACTCAAGAGCACTCACACGAGTTTTTAAATTCTGAACTTCTTCAAGTAACTTCAGTAGCAACTCATCCCTTTGAATATCAGTTAGCTTCCTGCAACTAGGCTTTTCCACATGATTTGACATGATACTGATGACCTCTCAAATACGAATTAAGTCTTTTAAGCTTCAGCACCAAACACTAAGTAATAAGAGAAATAGGTTGACAGTGAAAGTGGTGATATATGGAAACAATACATGCAACGCAATCGAGGTTTTTCAGCTTAGAAGCTGAGCAAAAATGAAGGGATGAatgaggagaagaagagagagagatgaCATGTGTCTCTGAAACATCTTTGGTGCACTGTTTGCTGCAATCTGAGGGTAAAGATGCATTTTATAAGGACAGTTACTTGGGAACCAAGCAAGTATGAAAGCCGTTTATAGACTTGCTTCCTCATGACTCCATAGACTTGCTGCCCAAGTTTAGACTATTAAAGCATTTTAAATACAAACTACATAATATTGAAACATCTAAAAGATACTATAGAACTCAAATACGGATTTGTGTCTCAGTGGTGAACCTTTGAGCATATATGCACCAGATTCAGCCGAGGCGGACTCCCTTTAACAACGTATATGCAAATACACTTGCTAAGAAAATGAACTTAAACAACTTAAAGGTCTAAATATTTCCTATGAAAACATTAGCTCTAGAATTTGAATCTCTTTGGTCTTTTCCAGATCTTCTTTATTTACATTACAGTTGGCCAGTAATTGCAAATTGATGAAAGTTGAGGGATATCCTCCCATCAtcccttttctttctttgaagTCAAATAATAAGTGTATAACAGTCAGATGAAGAAATGATAACATCATAATTTACTATTATCGGAGCCTTCATTAGTCTTCTCCTTCTCCATATGTTTGGTTCTAGAGGAAATTTGAATCTGAAATCACAAATGTGCTGCTCTCTGTTTAGCTATTCTTTTATTCACCTATAATCCTCTTGCTGACAAAAGATCTTTTTTTTGTGTCAGAAAAAGATTCTGGGCCAAAGACGATAAATGATGTGAAGCTTATTAATGCCGGAAGGATACTTGAGAACAATAAAACACTTGGTGAATCAAGACTTCCAGTTGCTGAAGTTCCAGGAGGTGTCATCACTATGCATGTCGTTTTACGCCCACCTATGAATGAAAAAGCCCGTGGTAAGTTCACAATTTTTTGCAATCATAGAAACTGAGATCATGGTAAACGTGTATTAGATAGATGCTTTAATGTATCATGTCTTCGTTTTTGAAGTACATGACGATAACAGTACAGCCATCCGTCACTAATCACCGGTAGCTCGTATTGGATATTTATACGTAACCGAAGTATCAATCAGTAGAAGTGCTGAGATTACCTTTTCCTGTTTTCAATATTCCTTGGTGTAACTTGTTGTAGGTTCTTGTTGATACTAAAAACATGTTGTTTGGTAGACCGGTACTTTTGGTACTTTCTGCATATTTTGCTTGTGTGTCAAAACTCGTCATCTCCTTGTTAACCTTGAGTCCTAAAGAATTGGGGTGAAGTAATTATTAGATAGCAAAAAAATTTAGTTTGTCCAACTGTTGGATGATAGCTTCAATTCAACTTCGCAGTTATGATGCACTTTCTCCGAGGGTTGgtctctcttctttcttttctgtttATGATTGTTAATTCTGCTGTTCAATAAGTGGTTAGACTTCAGTGATTCCTTGTTAATAGGGGGTTACTCCCACGTGCAATGTGTACATGAAGCTTGTGCCTTCCAGAAATGTTTGAGAGCTTCTGCATTTCCATCCATGATCTATTTATTTGATCCTTCTTTTAACTATGTCTTTACTGAAGCCTTCTGCTGAATGAAGTTTCAATGCATTTGTTACAGATAAACTGCAGGATGATTCCCTGAAGAAAGGCGGGTGTGCATGCATAATCTTGTAATCCGTCTAACCTGATAACAGAATTACTCCAGTTTAGTAATATTCCTTATCTCATGGATTTTTCAGTAGCGGATCTTTGGATGCATCCAAGAAGATATCAAATGACAAAATTTGAACTCAATTATCATTCAAGCTCTTTGCTTTTTACCTTTAGATTTCAGCTTGGCAAACTTGCTTAGATGGCTAAAAGGAATTTGGTGAATTGCTGTGTAGGAACTTCTGTGGAAGTATGaaaatatttctttccttttcggGTGGGTAAACAAGGGAACAAGAAGAACAAAAGAATTGTTGAAGATTATAGTTGGTTTGATTTCATTTAATTTGCAATCCTATAATTACTACTCGTGAAGAACTTAAAAATTCAGGCATGTGTACTTTGTTGTTGTTACTCTATTTTTTCTGTTATTGATGCTCCAATGACTATGGCATCAAATTCACCATACCAATTTATATTGTTTATGTTATTTTCCAAGTTATTTGAGCAAAGGGTCTATCAAAAACCACATTTCTACTATGTAAGGGTGATGTCTACGTAAACACTACTCTCCTCAAACCTTACTCGTGAGATTACATTcggtatgttgttgtatatgAGTAGGATATGGTCATGCAAGTCAAATTCCAGCTTTACATTACATGTTATAGCTGTACCACAGGGAGGCAACCGAATTGAAAACTCAAAAGGACAGAGCAGTTGAGTATATAACAATTTTTTATGCCTCTTGCGTGGCTTAAAGTAGGAGAAGCAGAGCTAATTACAGGATAATCTAATTTCTATACATAATATTACAGCCAAATACAggtaaaaaatggaaaaatgagGCTATAATATATGGGATATCTAGATCTACACATAACTTAAATGGGTTACAAAATCTGGCAGCCACAGTTTTAACATTTACAAGGAGCAAGGCAGCATGCAGGGTTGGTTCCTCCATATTTGGAACTTATCTTTGGCAAGCTTGTCCATAAAAGTGAACCAACTTCTAGAGCTAACATGCGAGACAAGGTGTGGAAGTCATGCATGTTGGCACTCTTCTCGAAACTAGCAAATCAACAAATGGATTGAAAGAGTGCCTATGAAAGACTGTCTACGACGGAGGATGAAGAGCGATTTAGTTGCATGAGCTTTGTCCTAGATGCTCTGACATTCTTGAGTGTCATCTTCAGTTTTTGCCTTTCGCCTTCAACCTCAGCAAACTGGAGGCTTAACTGAGAGTACCGATCGTGCATTTCCCTCAGTTCATTCTCCTTAGCTACATgcttttctttgatttccaaCATTTCCTTGATCAACTCATTGATGTCTCTGAAGCTTTTGAAGATTGCTTCGTCATCACTATGTTGTTTGAGAAACGAACTGAAgcataaataaattacttgtcACTTCTACAGTATTTTATCCTCGCAATGAATATCATCACATGGAGCATTGAACCCCAAGAAAACAACACATTTTCACTGTGAAGACAATAACAGCAAAACACTTCTAGATAGTTACATCTCTAGTAAGCTTCCTAGTGAAAGACAGGAACGACTAATATGGCAGTAGTCTTGGATACTGCTCATTGCCATAAAAgcagattaaaagaaaatattcattttttagtGTCTTCATAGATGGACCTAGGAAATGGTTCAAGGATTCCTTCCAGAACATGATTTACAGATTCTATATATGCAGTTCaatatatgaattatgtgaACTTCATTCGTAATTCCTAGTATAATTGAGAAGCTAGGCAAGAAGTGTTCAGAAAGCCATATTGATGCATAGATCATCTCACCTGTCAATCAGCTCAtgtaaaatactatttttttcaataaatattttccAGAATGGAGAACAAAGCAACAACTCTGAGGAAAACAAAATCTGATGTTAAGCATAGATTACAGCAACAGATCAAACGTAGACAGTAATATCAACTGTTACCACTGAAAAACTCAATTTAGCAACATGCGAAATTAAGCAGGGCTAGCCAATGTTATTGAGAATGTTGATTGAGCAGCGTGAAATCGCAAATGAATAGATCTACTATAATTGACTAAAAGAAATGGAAGAATGAAGTGTCTGTCGGGGCCAATTTATAAGCAGAAGGCAAAGATGAAGAAGTAATCGCAACATCCTACCTCTGGAACATACTCGGTTTATTTTTTGCCTTCAATGCTTCAGCAAGCTCAATTTCCAGGGCAAGTACCCTCTCCAATGCATTACCAGTGCTAGCTATATCCTTGAATGTTGGGAACATGCTTCGTAGCTCTTCATTTGCCTTGCAGATTAAGAACCATGATGAACAGTGATCAGCGGCGCAATTGACATattcaacaataatatatacaaGTTACTTCAGTATACCTTGTGTAATTGCATGAGTTCGCTCTGAAAAATTTCAAAGCTTGGATCAGGATAATGGTCCTCAGGAATGAGAGAGTTTTCACGTTTCATCCTTTCCAACTGCAAGTcaagtaaaagaaaaagattGCTATGGTACCACCATGTATCTCACTTGTAATCTGATTATTGACTCAAAGTTGGATCAGCATATACCTCTTCATGTAGATGTTCCATGCTAGACCTCAAATTCCTGCTTCCAAACTGTTCACTGCTGAAATCTATATGCCTTCCATTGCTCGGTGGTGAGTAAACTTCAAGAGGTGCATCTCCAGTTGTTGCATGCACACCTACTGATGCAGCATCCTGTAAATGAtggaataagaagaaaaaaactaaGTACTTCAAAAACCAAAGGACTCCATGAAGTAGAAGACAAAAGCAGGgaatgcaatcagaaatattgATTTAACCAATGAAATCAGTCAACTAGGGAAGCAGGGATCTGGCTTTCATACAGACTCACACACACATGTTGGTGGGGTTTATTTACTATATACTTGTGAGTGTAGATAGATAGGCATATATATTACTTGCATTTTATCATGTGAGCTCTGTAGCTTTCAGCTGTGTAgccccaaaaaataatatttaaatatggtCTTCAAGAAAACATTCTACATCACTACCACGTTAGTAGTTCTTGTCAGAGAGCTTACCAAAGTGAGTAAAAGTTTCACTGGTGAGTTTGATTCTTCACTTCTATCATCCATAAATAAGGTTGTTTCCTTCACATTCCAGGCATCAGATGAATCCTCTCGAGGTGTGGCATCAGGAGAAGGATTAACATTTGTCTCATTAGGTGCAAGTTCAACTTTGCCCATCTGGCCATTTTCTCTCTTAGATACAATAGAAGATGTGACATTCATCAGCTGCTCTCTAGTCGAAGTAAGTTCAGTTGCAATTCTGGAGTATTCTCTCGCTCGTTCTCGCAAAgttatttcaagtttttctttttcttccttgcAACACTCTAGACTGAGAAAAGCACACTCCAATTCTGCCTTTATTCTGTCATGATCTTTCATTATTTCACGCTTATCAGAAAGCAGAGACTGTAATTCAGACTCCAAAGACAAGATTTTGAGAGCTAAGTCTTCATTTTTCTTCAAGTGCAAAGCTTCAGATCTCTTCCTGCTTTCGATTTCATCTAATGCATCCTGTAACTTCAAAAGCATATCTTCTCCGTGCTTTTTGGATATAGAAACTTGTTGCTTCAACTCTTGGAACTTTGATTCATATTGTTCTTTTATAAAGACTATTCTCAAGGATTCTTGCATAGCAACTGGTCGTCCTTCAGATTCTCTTTTCTCACTAACCCGGAGACATTCTGCATCAGCCTTATCCTTGAGCTCCTTCAAATGGATGGACAAGTTTTTGAACTCTGCCGTTTTCAAGGACTGCTCTGAGAGCTTCTGAGTAAGCTCATTACACTTGTGGGTGAGCTCATTACATTGTAACTGCAAGGTGACCATTTCATCTTTGTTTTTCTCCTGTAAAATCTTGTAGGGCTGCAGTTCATCTAATTTGCCTCGGAGCACAATCACCATGATCTCTAGTTCTTCCTTGGAAAGTGACAAGTAATTAAGTTCTTCTTCGGCATTTGCCAGCTCGTTCTTCAACTTCTCCACTTCAAGAGCATGATAATTATTAGTTTCGAGAAGAGAATCCTCCAATATTTTCATCTCCTTCTTGTATTCCTCAAGTTTCACTGTGTTAACATACTTGGCATCTGAAAGAACATTATTTTGAGCAGTAGAAGCTTCTAAATCAGATCTAACAGAAGAAAGAGATCTTAGAAACTCCTTGTTTTCTTTAATT
This region of Solanum dulcamara chromosome 9, daSolDulc1.2, whole genome shotgun sequence genomic DNA includes:
- the LOC129904112 gene encoding membrane-anchored ubiquitin-fold protein 3-like, with amino-acid sequence MALKELIEIKFRLADGSDIGPNKYTPSTTVGSLKEKIIAQWPKEKDSGPKTINDVKLINAGRILENNKTLGESRLPVAEVPGGVITMHVVLRPPMNEKARDKLQDDSLKKGGCACIIL